Part of the Alphaproteobacteria bacterium genome is shown below.
AGCCCCGAATCGCAGAGCCCCGCTTCCGGTCCGCCCGGGGAGACGGACGGCTCAGCGACCCTTCCAGTTGGGCTTGCGCTTCTCGGCGAAGGCGCGGGGGCCCTCGACGGTGTCCTCGCTGCGGGCCATGGCGACGAAGGCGGGGTAGCTCTGGTTGCGCATGGCCATCTCGGTGGCGGGCACGTCGAGCGAGCGCATGACGACCTGCTTGGTGGCGCGGATGCTCATCGGTGAACACTCGAGGATCTGCTGCGCCCAGGCGCGGGCCTCCTTCATCAGCTCGGCCTGCGGCACGACCTTGGTGACGAAGCCCAGCTCGTAGCCTTCCTGCGCCGAGACATGCCGGCCGGTGAGCATCATGCCCATCGCCTTCTTCAGCGGGATCTGGCGCGACAGGCGCTGCATGCCGCCGGCACCGGCGGCCAGGCCGACCCGGGGTTCAGGCAGGGCAAAGCGCGCGTTGTCGGAGGCGATGATGATGTCGCAGGCCAGCGCGATCTCGAAGCCGCCGCCCATCGCCACGCCGTTGACCGCCGCGATCACCGGCTTGTCGAGGTCGAAGCGGTTGGCCAGGCCGCCGAAGCCCTTGGGCGGGGAGTGCGGGCGCTTGCCCGTCGTCTTCTGCAATTCAGCGTGGTATTTCAAATCGTTGCCGGCGCTGAACGCCTTGTCGCCGGCGCCGGTGATGATGGCAACCCATAGCTCCGGATCGGCGGCGAACTCGTCGAAGATGTCGCCCAGCTCCTGGTTCGCCATGGGATGGCAGGCATTGTAGACCTCGGGCCGGTTGATCGTGACGACCAGCAGGCGCCCGTCTTTCTCGACCTTGCTGTACTTGAGCTCGCTCATCGCGTTTCCCTCCGCATCGTGCCGGGCCGGATTGCGTCGCGCTCCGGCCTTGCGGTCAAGAGCCGCGGTTCGCGGCGCGGTACTGCCTTGAGGCATCGCGTTCTTGCGGGTAGGGTGCGCAATCGGGGTTCGTGTTCGCAAAAAACAGAACGATGATCGGGAATTGATGATGTCGAAGGATCGGCGAACCGCCCTCCTTGCAATCCTCGTTGCGCTGCCGCTCTGGGCCCATTCCGGCTCGGCGGGAGCCGCGGACATGCCGCCGCTCTCCGGGATCGGCGTCGGCATCGATCATACGATGCGGGGCGCGATCATTGTCGTTGATGGCCGGGTTGGCGCCGCTGACGCCATCGCGCTGCTTGCGCGCCCTCTCGCCCGGCCTCTGCCGACGCCTCAGCCGGTCCGCGGCGGCGCCCCGAATCTGATCGGCGGCCTGCGCGGGCTGGTGTTCCCCCGCACGCTCGACGCGGCGCAGCTCGATCAGCCGTCCGGCTCCGCCGAGGACCGGCTGCCGGCGCCGCGGCCGTCCAAGGGCCCAAGACCCTATTTCCGCTTCAGTGAGGAGGAGCGGGTTCTGGGCTTGTCGTTCAAGATACAGCCCCCGCCGCAGCCCACCGAACCGGCTTCTCCGGGCACCTGAACGGGCGTGCGGCAACCGGTCGAAAAGGTCGGCAGATCAAGCAGCTACTGGACAGTAGGGCGACACTGTGGCTTGGCTGCCACAGCTACGGCAAAACTGCGGTGGCCCGGTTGTGGGGTACTCAATCTGGTATATAGTTCGTTCGAGGGTTGGCGATGCTCCCGTGGCCAACTTCGAGCCAGTTGTTAAGACCTTGAGAGAGGGGATTCAAATGAAGACGAAGGTCGGGGCTGTCGTTGCGGCGGCTCTCATTGCCGCTCCCTTGGCGGCGCAGGCGCAGAACCTGTCGCCCGGTTTCTACGTTGGTATCGAAGGTGGCCTGAACTTCCTCCACAACCTGAACCCGGCCATTGCCGGCCAGACCAACAGCCCGCGCGTCGGCTGGATGGTCGGCGGCGTCGTCGGCTACGACTTCATCGGCCCCCGCGTCGAGCTCGAGATTCCGTACCGTCGCAACAACGTGAACACGAACTACGGCCTGACCAAGGTCGAGTCGATCGCCGCGATGGTCAACGTGCTCTATGACTTCTTCCCGCAGAGCATGATCTCGCCGCACCTCGGCGCCGGTGTCGGTCTCGCCCGTGTCACGGCCTCGCAGACCGAGTTCGCCTACCAGGGCATCGCCGGCGTCAGCGCGGTGTTCGACGACAGCTTCCGCATCTCGCTGGACTACAAGTTCTTCGGCACCACCAACCCGAGCTTCGCCGGCGCCAGCTATCGCTACCTGAATCACTCGGCGATGCTGACCCTGGCCTACAAGTTCGGCGCCCCGGCCGCCGCGGCCCCGCCGCCGCCGACGCAGCCGCCCGCGCCGAAGGCCTACATGGTGTTCTTCGACTTCGATCGCTCGACCATCACGGCGACCGCCGCGACGACGATCAGGCAGGCCGCGGCTGACGCCAAGGCCGGGCAGAAGACCCGCATCGGTGTCACCGGCCACGCCGACCGCTCGGGCTCGGACGCCTACAACATGGCGCTGTCGCTGCGCCGCGCCAACGCCGTCAAGGACGCGCTGGTTCGCGAGGGCATCCCGGCGGCCAACATCACGGTCGTGGGCCGCGGCGAGAGCCAGCCGCTGGTGCAGACCGCCGACGGTGTGCGCGAGCCGCAGAACCGTCGCGTCGAGATCGTCCTGAACTAAATATTCGGGACCGATTGAATCCGAGGGAACGGTCGGCCGTGCCGACCGTTTCATTTTGGTCGCACCTTCCGGGAATCACGTTTCGCAGCGGTGAATTCCGTTGGTTGATGCCCGGGGGCGTGCTACAAAAATCGAGTTCTTGATCATTTTGGGGGCTATCCATGAAGAAGCTGATCCTGGCTGCCGCGGCAATGATGTTCGTCGCCGCTTGCGAAGACACCCCGCCGCCGCCGGCGCCCGCACCGGCCGCTATGGTGAAGCAGTACATGGTGTTCTTCGATTTCGACCGCTCCACCATCACCGCGCAGGCTGCTGCGACCATCAAGCAGGCCGCCACCGCCGCCAAGACGGCGGGCACCACCGGCCGCACGTCGAATGAGTGCGCCGCCGAAGGCCGCCGTCGCGGCATCGATGGCGAAGCGCTGAAGACCTTCGTCGAGCAGTGCACGGGTGCGGTCACCCGCATCGCGGTGACCGGCCACACCGACACCTCGGGCGCGGCTGCCTACAACATGGCGCTGTCGCTGCGCCGCGCCAATGCCGTGAAGGACGCGCTGGTCCGTGAGGGCATCCCGGCGGCCGCGATCGGCGTCACCGGCCGTGGCGAGACCCAGCTGCTGGTGCAGACCGGCGACAACGTCCGCGAGCCGCAGAACCGTCGCGTCGAGATCGTGCTGCAGTAAGCACCGTTCGGACCTGACCTGAGCGACGGCCGGCACCAGCCGGCCGTTTGCTTTTGGCGCCAACAAAAACGCGGGCCGCATCGGCCCGCGTTTGCGTTTGTCGGCTATGCGACGCGCGTCAGCGCCGGACCTGCGGCTGGATGCACGGCTTGGTGCTGTGGTCGGCGACGTTGTCGTAGAGCGGCGGCACGGCGGCAAGCTGGGTCGTCGAAGGCTGCAGCGCCCAGCGGAACGCCTCGCGCGCATCGGTGCAATAGCCCGGATAGGTCGCGCCGCGCGTCGCCGCCTTGTTGGCGATGTCGGTGACGTAGGTGTTGATGTTGATGCCGCGGCGGCGCAGCAGCGTCTGCAGCTGGTTGCCGTTGGTCGCCAGGTCGCCGCTGAACTTGGTGGCGAAGCGGTTGTAGTCCGAGATCATGTTGCAGTGACGCGCGGCGAAGGCGAGCTCCTGCTGGATGATGCGTCCGCGCACCGTCTGGGCTTCCGCCTCGTTGAGGCATTGACCGCGGCCCGGAGACGCCATCGTTCCCAGCATCACCTTGGCATAGGCGGGGGATGGCGG
Proteins encoded:
- a CDS encoding OmpA family protein → MKKLILAAAAMMFVAACEDTPPPPAPAPAAMVKQYMVFFDFDRSTITAQAAATIKQAATAAKTAGTTGRTSNECAAEGRRRGIDGEALKTFVEQCTGAVTRIAVTGHTDTSGAAAYNMALSLRRANAVKDALVREGIPAAAIGVTGRGETQLLVQTGDNVREPQNRRVEIVLQ
- a CDS encoding OmpA family protein encodes the protein MKTKVGAVVAAALIAAPLAAQAQNLSPGFYVGIEGGLNFLHNLNPAIAGQTNSPRVGWMVGGVVGYDFIGPRVELEIPYRRNNVNTNYGLTKVESIAAMVNVLYDFFPQSMISPHLGAGVGLARVTASQTEFAYQGIAGVSAVFDDSFRISLDYKFFGTTNPSFAGASYRYLNHSAMLTLAYKFGAPAAAAPPPPTQPPAPKAYMVFFDFDRSTITATAATTIRQAAADAKAGQKTRIGVTGHADRSGSDAYNMALSLRRANAVKDALVREGIPAANITVVGRGESQPLVQTADGVREPQNRRVEIVLN
- a CDS encoding enoyl-CoA hydratase/isomerase family protein, which codes for MSELKYSKVEKDGRLLVVTINRPEVYNACHPMANQELGDIFDEFAADPELWVAIITGAGDKAFSAGNDLKYHAELQKTTGKRPHSPPKGFGGLANRFDLDKPVIAAVNGVAMGGGFEIALACDIIIASDNARFALPEPRVGLAAGAGGMQRLSRQIPLKKAMGMMLTGRHVSAQEGYELGFVTKVVPQAELMKEARAWAQQILECSPMSIRATKQVVMRSLDVPATEMAMRNQSYPAFVAMARSEDTVEGPRAFAEKRKPNWKGR